One Methanohalophilus mahii DSM 5219 genomic window carries:
- a CDS encoding radical SAM protein, with product MGKRKSRIIYGPILSRRLGRSLGVDVIRNPSSRKNCNFDCVYCQLGSVTDKIQSPEDAVGCVTCSEVVEGIRHYHRSIEDIDYITFSGTCEPTLNLWLGEMIDSIRDISDVPICVITNSSLVGRKDVRQNLAKADLVVATLVSGYEDSFRNINRPAPGIHLEEVIEGLAALSLLDGCRLSIEAMFVESNEFPGNSSDREISRLVEVLEYIDPDEVEVLTVTRPPAESSVHAVDEKRLKEIARYFDDKLGRNKVRLVLQGIKRGRSVLKHENIEEEVYDLILRRPCTNEQLIDSLDISRENLIPVIENMKYRGTIEVIRECNTSYYRVL from the coding sequence GTGGGAAAGCGAAAGTCCAGAATAATTTATGGTCCAATCCTCTCACGAAGATTGGGCAGGTCTCTGGGTGTGGATGTTATCCGCAATCCTTCCAGCCGGAAAAACTGCAATTTTGACTGTGTCTACTGTCAGCTTGGCTCAGTTACAGATAAAATCCAATCTCCAGAGGATGCTGTGGGATGCGTTACATGTTCCGAAGTTGTTGAAGGTATTCGGCATTATCATCGCAGTATAGAAGATATTGACTACATTACATTCTCAGGAACCTGTGAACCAACCCTCAACCTATGGCTTGGAGAGATGATCGACAGTATCCGTGATATTTCTGATGTGCCTATATGTGTCATTACCAATTCTTCCCTTGTTGGCAGAAAGGATGTGCGCCAGAATCTTGCAAAGGCAGATCTGGTGGTTGCTACTCTAGTATCGGGTTATGAAGATTCATTCCGGAATATTAACAGACCTGCTCCGGGTATTCACCTGGAGGAAGTTATAGAGGGACTTGCGGCTCTTTCTTTGCTGGATGGCTGCAGGCTTTCCATAGAGGCCATGTTTGTAGAAAGTAACGAGTTTCCAGGCAACTCATCCGATAGGGAAATTTCACGTCTTGTAGAAGTTCTGGAATACATCGATCCGGATGAAGTTGAAGTCTTGACCGTAACCCGGCCTCCTGCTGAATCTTCCGTACATGCTGTTGATGAGAAAAGGTTGAAGGAAATTGCCAGATATTTTGACGATAAACTTGGAAGGAATAAAGTGCGTCTTGTATTGCAAGGTATAAAAAGGGGCCGCTCCGTACTCAAACACGAGAATATTGAAGAGGAAGTGTATGACCTGATTCTCCGTCGTCCCTGCACTAACGAGCAGTTGATTGACTCACTTGATATTAGTAGGGAAAACCTTATTCCTGTTATTGAGAATATGAAATACAGGGGAACGATT
- a CDS encoding DUF5320 domain-containing protein, giving the protein MPGGNRTGPRGMGPMTGRGAGYCTGYDIPGWQNRLLRANSFRGGFYRFGGPFKQGMGYYRRGPFATPSQPVSLQSELEALEREKDLLSQRIEQLKTQLSGKGSEDV; this is encoded by the coding sequence ATGCCCGGTGGAAACAGAACCGGTCCCAGGGGAATGGGGCCAATGACAGGAAGAGGTGCAGGTTATTGCACCGGATATGATATTCCAGGATGGCAGAATCGATTGCTAAGAGCAAACTCCTTCAGGGGAGGTTTTTACAGATTTGGTGGCCCTTTCAAACAAGGCATGGGTTACTATAGACGGGGTCCATTTGCGACTCCTTCTCAGCCTGTATCCCTGCAAAGCGAGCTTGAAGCGCTTGAAAGAGAAAAGGACTTGCTTTCCCAGCGTATAGAACAATTGAAAACCCAACTTTCGGGGAAGGGATCAGAGGATGTCTGA
- a CDS encoding DUF134 domain-containing protein, which produces MVRPRKKRMVGFRHRCRRFSPDDTNENMPVVDVGVDELESMRLNILEKLSQGQAAQKMGVHQSTFQRTLRRGLEKVTDALVNGKGISLEGGELNMPGGDGTGPDGSGPIGARGQGRRGGGNRPGRGAAAPQNCRCPSCGHLELHQPGVPCSQAKCPECGSQMVRG; this is translated from the coding sequence ATGGTGCGTCCCAGGAAAAAGAGAATGGTAGGCTTCCGTCACAGGTGTCGGCGTTTCAGTCCCGATGACACGAATGAAAATATGCCCGTTGTTGATGTCGGTGTAGATGAACTGGAATCCATGAGACTGAATATTTTAGAAAAATTGTCTCAGGGGCAGGCAGCACAGAAAATGGGAGTCCATCAGTCTACATTTCAAAGAACCCTTCGCAGGGGTCTTGAAAAAGTAACGGATGCACTGGTCAATGGAAAAGGTATTTCTTTAGAAGGAGGTGAACTCAATATGCCTGGAGGAGATGGCACAGGTCCAGATGGAAGTGGTCCGATAGGGGCCAGAGGACAGGGTCGCAGAGGTGGTGGAAATCGCCCGGGCCGCGGAGCTGCAGCTCCGCAGAATTGCAGGTGTCCTTCATGTGGACATCTTGAACTACACCAGCCGGGTGTACCGTGCAGTCAGGCCAAATGTCCTGAATGCGGTTCTCAGATGGTGCGAGGTTGA